AAGAAAAGGAGACAATTAAGATAAAGATAGAGAGAAATGgacaaaatggaggtaaagatagaaaaAGAGGAGAAAATGTaggtaaagagagagagaaaaggcgAGAATGAAGGTAACGATGGAGTAAATGAAGGTAAAGACAGAGACGAgagaaaaggtgagaataaaaggtaaatatggtgataaaaggagagaatggaggtaaagatgtagAGAAAAAGAGAAAATGAAGGGAAAGATGAGAGAAAAGAAGGCAAAGATGCAGaaaaaaggagagaatggaggtaaagatggagggaaaaggagagaatgaaggtcaAGATGAAGAGAAAAGGAAATAATGAAGGTCAAGATAGAGAGAAagggagagaatggaggtaaagatggagagaaaaggagagaatggaggtaaagatgtagAGAAAAGGAGGTGACGAGAAAAGAGTATAAAGtgtaatgtcagtaatgttcctatagggggagtgctaacatgttaaaaggtgaaagtacaaggtgtgcttctacctgttctcattaggaccttcttcccatactccacatacttcttcaagtaagaaggacaACGCTCAGTGAAATAATACTTATGGTAGTCTTGTCTAAATATTTCTTGGTCCAACTTGAGTTTGGTGGGGAAAGCTTGTTGTTTTGCTGCAGTCCATGTCCATGTTTTCATGTCCAACGATATGaaatcttctccatcataacTGTACTGATACCAACCTTTAacctcatcagtctcatcattccattcacatcctgACATCTCCTGGAAAGTGTGAACACCTGAGAGacacaaagtgttgtaaagcaGAGTGAAACTAACACACATGTCTTTGTTTTaggttattatgggatggacagagacaaggtatatcagtgcagtaatgtgtgtttttaatacagtatacaaatatcaaatatattagaatagtagaaagttcaacataaacaaacctccagtttggttgaaacgcttcatgactTTTTCAATGTTGACTTTGGAGACATGTTGTCTAACAAAATTGATCTCTGTTTGTATCTGCCAGTAGTTTGGAtcctctgctgtgattttgttcatccagtcctgtttggattttgctttcctgatgttgttgtcatagtaactaatctcaacttcatcaacataaccaacattcacatactctgggaagtttggaacttgagaggaTGCAGTGGTGAAATACTTGAGTGAATGAATCACTGAAAGACAAAAGGCAGAAAAACAACATTTGATTGTTTAGTTTCATGTTGAACAATTCCTATTTGAAATGATGTTGTCTTCATTTCAACTTCAAACACTGCTGCTTCTCACAGTAAACAATCACTTCCTGTTCTAAGAGACAATATTTCATATTTATACCTCACTTTAAGACCACACACATGAATAACTTGACTTATTTCCTTCTCCAACTGtaagtgtcaaataaatataTGACATTGTTGCTAGCAGAGAAGTAAAAGTCGTTTTTCTAGGTGAGGGGAAGTTCAAActagtgatgtcactgccaaagcatggaaatatagcagCGCCTTATGGGATGTTTACAATGGAATACAACAACAATATTACAATACTCTTCATTTAAATATTAGGACTATTCCCAGTAAAAAAGCATTTAAGAAACATGTAAAGTCACTTTTTAGACTTAAGAGTTCATCTTTCATGTTATCAgtttgagaactttttttttctctttgcctttttttttttgtaactggatctgtgtactattattttattttattatttggagaatttttttattttattttattttatttgtaactggatctgtgcattattttattttgtacttttgaaaagaaccccaggaagactagcctggcgtttgtgcgtcgactaatggggatcctcaataaacaataaacaataaacaataatccatccatccagcttactaccgcttgtccctttgggggtCAATTATATCCATTATTTCAGAATAAATCCCAACAATAGAGTAATTTTTGTGTACATTAAATGATTCTGATCTACATCTCATCTTATAACTGATACTACTGATTGTTTCCTggattaattattgttattttccTATTTAAAAGTGAAACCGGAAATGCTAAAGTAAAAAGTTTGATGTAGTTTGCTGTTAAAGTGAGACAACTTGAACAAGTTTGACTCATGAAAAGTTTGAGCAACAAATGAAGATGCAAACTATTGACTGATTGATGTTGGTGAAAAGAGAAGAGCGTCAATAATAATGAGAAGAAGTATTTAGGATGAAATGAGCATGTAGGAATTGAAGTATtattgtatgtgtataaataatacacTGGGTAGTTATGACtggaacatgttttatttcaaccCGGTTGTTTACATGGCCGACATCCTAGTAGTGGTGTTACATCATAAAAGGTCCGTCGTGCACCCGCCGCGTCGTATCCGTTTCCGTTCTCAGCACATTTCACTACAGGAATGAGGTGTATAAAGTTGTCAAGAAAGTGGACTTACCAGGCGTCACGCTGTGTGTTTGTACAACTAGGAGAAAGAAGAAAAGCAAGTTCATCATTAAATGTCACAAGTGCACAAGTCaataaaaaagtttctagttttaATCCTCAGAGAAAAACAAGGCGACGACAACTTGCTTGACGAGTAAACATGAAATGTTTACAAGGCGGAAACGAGCTGCTATAAAATTTCCCCTGAGCCAACTGCCAAGTTGTCAGACAGCAACACGTACAGTTCCTCCACTGCAGCTAACAcatgaatattaacaaaataaaagtcatatCATCATTACAAGAATAAAAGTCAATCTGTTTTTTGAAGCAGCTTTATTATAATACACACACAAactgtagcggtaaagtcctaaactcttactgctactggttgcggaatataactgaagctagtttagacgtgtgcagctggctaataattgatgtccagaattgtgtccatgtttaacacaaatatttcatacttgccaaccttgagacctccgatttcgggagggggaaggggcgggggcgtggttggggacggggcgtggttgggggcgtgggtaagaggggaggagtataatatatatatatatatatatatgtatgtgtgggaaaaaaatcacatttaaaaattttttaaaatctcCTGAGGATTGAggaaacccctcatgaaacaggcctgtagagatgaagtagtcttgtgattttttcccccacacatacatatattgcgctctaccacggtatcgagcactattttttggataatcttattaagacatgtatatatatatatatatatatatatatatatatatatatatatatatatatatacataggttaggtttggttgttatcatcagtcatcaacaattgagaacagagaaatggatattgaaacagtgtaggtctgacttggtaggatatggacagcaagtagtgggcagagagagagagagagagatcagaaagcataagaaaagtatctacatttgattgtttacatttgattattaacaatccggggagggtgttagtcatacttgtcaaccctcccaaattttccgggagactcccgaacttcagcgcctttcccgaaaaactccagggacaaatattctcccgaaaatctcccgattttcagccggagctggaggtggcctccagctccatgcggacctgagtgaggacagccttttttcacaacgggaggacaacagggtgacaagaactaaatcatccagactagagacaaattgtattattatgtttatcttacataaaaataaatatatttattaattaaaaaataaaattaaaaaataaatacatttttactatattttgctaaaaacataattgtatttttatttgtattttttctgactccttattacatccagccatagaattaaaataaacatatttgaaataattcattttaaattatcataataattcatttgaaatgaccatatttaattattaaaataattgcttgtttatcaacaactttagcattttattcattacattttgaaactctcagaagccaagttatgttatattctttaatatttatttatgcaagtttgaagtatcaattatctaaacacagttttgtttgcatattttcaggatatatatatatatatatatatatatatatatatatatatatatatatatatatatatatatatatatatatatatatatatatatatatatatatatacgtatatgaaatacttgacttggtgaattctagctgtcaatatactcctcccctcttaaccacgcccccaaccagtgTTTTATTTAGTTTGTGATAGTCAGTCACACTTGGCAGTTCTGCCTTGCATGGGTTACATTCCAAGCCAAGGTTACATTCCAAGCAAGGGTTGGATCAGGAAGTAAAAACTAAAGCTGAAACAAgtcatggatggatgaataaacacATATGAATACAACAATGTAAgacatagtaacaatgttgtgtatttACTGACATCgtcctctagagcagtgtttttcaaccttttttgagccatggcacattttttgcgttgaacaaatccggaggcacaccaccagcagaaatcactaaaaaactcagttgacagtaaaacgttgtcgtcgcaattgttggacatgactttaaaccataaccaagcatgcatcaatatagctcttgtctcaaagtagctgtactgtcacgacctgtcacctcACGCCGtgaattattttgagttttttgctattttcttgtgtgtagtgttttagttcttgtcttgcgctcctattttggtggcttttcctctttttcctgtagcagtttcatgtcttcctttgagcgatatttcccgcatctactttgttttagcaatcaagaatatttcagttgtttttatccttctttgtggggacattgttgattgtcatgtcatgtccgtctttgctccacagtaagtctttgctgtcgtccagcattctgtttttgtttactttgtagccagtgcagttttagtttcgttctgcatagccttccctaagcttcattgctttttcttaggggcactcaccttttgtttatttttggtttaagcattagacacctttttacctgccgctgtttccgacatctacaaagcaattagctaacggctgccacctactgatatggaagagtattacacggttactctaccgagctctagACTGCACCGACACTCAAGGACAACACatgatttgcagactataattactggtttgcaaaaaatattt
The sequence above is drawn from the Nerophis lumbriciformis linkage group LG33, RoL_Nlum_v2.1, whole genome shotgun sequence genome and encodes:
- the LOC133575768 gene encoding major histocompatibility complex class I-related gene protein-like, with the protein product MMNLLFFFLLVVQTHSVTPVIHSLKYFTTASSQVPNFPEYVNVGYVDEVEISYYDNNIRKAKSKQDWMNKITAEDPNYWQIQTEINFVRQHVSKVNIEKVMKRFNQTGGVHTFQEMSGCEWNDETDEVKGWYQYSYDGEDFISLDMKTWTWTAAKQQAFPTKLKLDQEIFRQDYHKYYFTERCPSYLKKYVEYGKKVLMRTELPEVFLLQKTPSSPVSCMATGFYPDRADLFWRKDGEQIFEEHGELLPNPDGTFQMSVELKVEVTAEVEGKYECVFQLSGVEEDLVTKLERRSILSNASHEGNVSLTATLAVLAVVVLLIIIIIFIIKRRRSRQAEYDPAAGDAGNELSERREG